One stretch of Candida orthopsilosis Co 90-125, chromosome 3 draft sequence DNA includes these proteins:
- a CDS encoding Kre30 protein (YEF3-subfamily ABC family protein, predicted not to be a transporter), whose translation MSVSASKAKREQKRLEREAKKAAEGKSLKKTKRQAEKDAAEDDVADASEEVAKLKLQTDEHGLSDRVTTGVLDSLKTSRDIKLSSVSLLFHGKVLIQDSTLELNYGRRYGLLGENGCGKSTLLKSIAAREFPIPEHIDIYLLNEPAEPTDFSALEYVVREAEHELKRLEDLVEDLIIKEGPECPALEGIYEKIDEMDPSTFESRAAIILTGLGFNAVTIKKRTRDMSGGWRMRVALAKALFVKPTLLLLDDPTAHLDLAACVWLEEYMKRFDRTLILVSHSQDFLNGVCTNMIDMRMKQLQLYGGNYDSYVKTRSELETNQMKQYNKQQEEIAHIKKFIASAGTYANLVRQAKSRQKILDKMEADGLIQPVVPDKVFTFRFPDVEKLPPPVLAFDDMSFSYSGKDEDNLYEHLDIGIDMDSRVALVGPNGVGKSTLLNLFQGKLTPQKGRVIKHTHIKLGVYSQHSADQLDLTKTPLEFVRDKFASISQDYQYWRGQLGRYGLSGESQTAQMATLSEGQRSRVVFALLALEAPNLILLDEPTNGLDLSTIDSLADAINAFNGGVVVVSHDFRLLDKVAKDIFVIENKTATRWDGSILDYKKSLADKVVL comes from the coding sequence ATGTCTGTATCAGCTTCAAAAGCCAAGAGAGAGCAAAAACGTTTGGAAAGAGAGGCAAAGAAAGCAGCCGAAGGTAAAAGTCTTAAGAAGACCAAGAGACAAGCAGAAAAGGATGCAGCAGAGGATGATGTAGCCGATGCCAGTGAAGAAGTtgctaaattgaaattgcaaacAGATGAACACGGATTATCAGATAGAGTCACCACTGGTGTTTTGGACTCATTGAAAACTTCAAGAGATATTAAATTGTCATCGGTATCTCTTTTGTTCCATGGTaaagttttgattcaagatTCCACCTTGGAATTGAACTACGGTCGTAGATACGGTTTATTGGGTGAAAACGGATGTGGTAAATCCACTTTGTTAAAGTCCATTGCAGCAAGAgaatttccaattccaGAACATATTGATATttacttgttgaatgagCCAGCAGAACCAACCGACTTTTCTGCATTGGAATATGTTGTTAGGGAAGCCGAACACGAATTAAAGAGATTAGAAGACTTGGTTGAAGACTTGATTATTAAGGAGGGTCCGGAATGTCCTGCTTTGGAAGGTATATAcgaaaagattgatgaaatggatCCATCAACTTTCGAATCCAGAGCCGCTATCATCTTAACCGGTTTGGGTTTCAATGCCGTCACCATCAAAAAGAGAACAAGAGATATGTCTGGTGGATGGAGAATGCGTGTTGCCTTGGCCAAAGCTTTGTTCGTCAAACCTACTCTTTTGCTATTGGATGACCCAACTGCCCATTTGGATTTGGCCGCTTGTGTTTGGTTGGAAGAATATATGAAGAGATTTGACAGGACTCTTATATTGGTGTCCCATTCTCAAGATTTCCTTAATGGGGTTTGTACCAACATGATTGATATGAGaatgaaacaattgcaactCTATGGTGGTAACTACGACTCATATGTTAAAACAAGATCTGAATTGGAAACTAACCAAAtgaaacaatacaataaacaacaagaagaaattgctcATATAAAGAAATTTATCGCGTCAGCTGGTACTTATGCTAATTTGGTTAGGCAAGCTAAATCAAgacaaaagattttggacAAGATGGAAGCTGATGGATTGATCCAACCAGTCGTTCCTGACAAAGTTTTCACTTTCAGATTCcctgatgttgaaaaattgcCACCTCCAGTGTTGGCTTTCGATGACATGTCATTTTCCTATTCTGGTAAAGATGAAGACAACCTTTACGAACATTTGGATATTGGTATTGATATGGATTCAAGAGTTGCCCTTGTTGGACCAAACGGTGTTGGTAAATCAACTTTACTCAACTTGTTTCAAGGAAAGTTGACCCCACAAAAGGGAAGAGTCATCAAGCACACACATATTAAATTGGGAGTTTACTCACAACATTCAGCCGATCAATTGGACTTGACCAAAACTCCATTAGAATTTGTACGTGATAAAtttgcttcaatttcacAAGATTACCAATATTGGAGAGGACAATTAGGTCGTTATGGTTTGAGTGGTGAATCTCAAACTGCACAAATGGCAACTTTATCCGAAGGACAAAGATCGCGTGTCGTTTTCGCCTTATTGGCTTTAGAAGCACCAAACTTGATTTTATTGGATGAACCTACCAATGGTTTGGATTTATCTACTATTGATTCGTTGGCTGACGCAATCAACGCCTTCAatggtggtgttgttgttgtgtcACATGATTTCAGATTGCTCGACAAGGTTGCTAAAGACATTTTCgtcattgaaaataaaacagCTACAAGATGGGACGGTTCAATCTTGGACTATAAGAAATCATTGGCTGATAAGGTTGTTCTTTAA